A genomic segment from Epinephelus fuscoguttatus linkage group LG17, E.fuscoguttatus.final_Chr_v1 encodes:
- the pals2b gene encoding MAGUK p55 subfamily member 6b isoform X4, whose amino-acid sequence MQQVLDNLGDLPTSTGAKDIDLLFLRGIMESPIAHEQLEEVKLEAVQDNNVELVTDILGDISNLKVKDDSAAELSRILQEPHFQSLLEAHDMVASKCYEVPPPTETANDAAVNSALMQADAVRMIGIRKKAGEPLGVTFRVEKDDLVIARILHGGMIDRQGLLHVGDIIKEVNGKDVGNNPTELQEMLKDCSGGITLKILPSYRDAPAPPQVYVRPYFDYNPTNDNLIPCREAGMAFAKGDILQIVNREDPNWWQACHVVGGATGLIPSQFLEEKRKAFVPRDFDGSGILCGTIAGKKKKKMMYLTAKNAEFDRHELQIYEEVAKVPPFQRKTLVLIGAQGVGRRSLKNRLMVLQPTRFGTTIPYTSRRPRDDELDGNSYHFTTRTEMEVDVKAGRFLEHGEYDGNLYGTKIESIHEVVGTGRTCILDVNPQALKVLKTAEFMPYVVFIAAPDFDTLKAMHKAVVDAGITTKQLTDVDLRKTVDESARIQRAYSHYFDLTIVNDNLDKAFETLQAAVDKLCSEPQWVPVNWVY is encoded by the exons GCCCACGAGCAGCTGGAGGAAGTGAAGCTGGAGGCAGTGCAGGACAACAATGTGGAGCTGGTGACGGATATCCTGGGAGACATCAGCAATCTCAAGGTGAAAGACGACAGCGCCGCCGAACTCTCCAGGATTCTCCAGGAGCCGCATTTCCAG TCTCTTTTGGAGGCACACGACATGGTGGCCTCTAAGTGCTACGAGGTCCCGCCCCCAACTGAGACTGCCAATGATGCGGCAGTGAACAGCGCTCTGATGCAGGCTGATGCTGTGCGCATGATTGGCATCCGAAAGAAGGCCGGAGAGCCACTG GGCGTGACATTTCGTGTAGAGAAGGATGACCTTGTCATCGCTAGAATCCTTCACGGCGGCATGATCGACAGGCAGGGTCTGCTGCATGTGGGCGACATCATCAAGGAAGTGAATGGGAAGGACGTGGGCAACAACCCCACCGAGCTGCAGGAGATGCTCAAAGACTGCAGCGGAGGGATCACGCTGAAAATACTCCCGAGCTACCGAGACGCTCCCGCACCTCcgcag GTGTACGTGCGGCCGTACTTTGACTACAATCCCACAAATGACAACCTGATTCCGTGCCGGGAGGCGGGGATGGCCTTTGCGAAAGGCGACATCCTTCAGATTGTCAACAGAGAGGATCCCAATTGGTGGCAG GCGTGCCATGTGGTCGGTGGGGCTACGGGATTGATACCCAGTCAGTTCctggaggagaagagaaaagcTTTCGTCCCTCGAGACTTTGATGGATCAG GAATTCTTTGTGGAACCATAGctggaaaaaagaagaagaagatgatgtaCCTGACAGCCAAGAATGCAG AGTTTGACAGACATGAGCTGCAGATCTATGAGGAAGTGGCAAAGGTGCCGCCTTTCCAGAGAAAGACCCTGGTTCTGATCGGTGCTCAGGGCGTGGGCCGACGCAGCCTGAAGAACCGGCTGATGGTCCTCCAACCCACACGCTTCGGCACCACTATACCAT ACACTTCACGGCGGCCCCGTGATGATGAGCTGGACGGTAACTCCTACCACTTCACCACAAGGACAGAGATGGAAGTGGACGTGAAGGCTGGCCGCTTCCTGGAGCACGGCGAGTACGATGGGAATCTGTACGGCACCAAGATCGAGTCCATCCACGAGGTGGTGGGTACAGGACGCACCTGCATCCTGGATGTCAacccacag GCTCTGAAGGTACTGAAAACAGCAGAGTTCATGCCTTACGTGGTGTTCATCGCGGCACCAGACTTCGATACTCTCAAGGCCATGCACAAAGCTGTGGTGGACGCAGGCATCACCACTAAGCAACTCACG gaTGTGGACCTGAGGAAGACGGTGGATGAGAGCGCCCGGATCCAAAGGGCTTACAGCCACTACTTCGACCTGACCATCGTCAACGACAACCTGGACAAGGCCTTCGAGACGTTACAGGCCGCCGTGGACAAACTGTGCAGTGAACCCCAGTGGGTCCCAGTGAACTGGGTGTACTGA
- the pals2b gene encoding MAGUK p55 subfamily member 6b isoform X3 produces MQQVLDNLGDLPTSTGAKDIDLLFLRGIMESPIVRSLAKAHEQLEEVKLEAVQDNNVELVTDILGDISNLKVKDDSAAELSRILQEPHFQSLLEAHDMVASKCYEVPPPTETANDAAVNSALMQADAVRMIGIRKKAGEPLGVTFRVEKDDLVIARILHGGMIDRQGLLHVGDIIKEVNGKDVGNNPTELQEMLKDCSGGITLKILPSYRDAPAPPQVYVRPYFDYNPTNDNLIPCREAGMAFAKGDILQIVNREDPNWWQACHVVGGATGLIPSQFLEEKRKAFVPRDFDGSGILCGTIAGKKKKKMMYLTAKNAEFDRHELQIYEEVAKVPPFQRKTLVLIGAQGVGRRSLKNRLMVLQPTRFGTTIPYTSRRPRDDELDGNSYHFTTRTEMEVDVKAGRFLEHGEYDGNLYGTKIESIHEVVGTGRTCILDVNPQALKVLKTAEFMPYVVFIAAPDFDTLKAMHKAVVDAGITTKQLTDVDLRKTVDESARIQRAYSHYFDLTIVNDNLDKAFETLQAAVDKLCSEPQWVPVNWVY; encoded by the exons GCCCACGAGCAGCTGGAGGAAGTGAAGCTGGAGGCAGTGCAGGACAACAATGTGGAGCTGGTGACGGATATCCTGGGAGACATCAGCAATCTCAAGGTGAAAGACGACAGCGCCGCCGAACTCTCCAGGATTCTCCAGGAGCCGCATTTCCAG TCTCTTTTGGAGGCACACGACATGGTGGCCTCTAAGTGCTACGAGGTCCCGCCCCCAACTGAGACTGCCAATGATGCGGCAGTGAACAGCGCTCTGATGCAGGCTGATGCTGTGCGCATGATTGGCATCCGAAAGAAGGCCGGAGAGCCACTG GGCGTGACATTTCGTGTAGAGAAGGATGACCTTGTCATCGCTAGAATCCTTCACGGCGGCATGATCGACAGGCAGGGTCTGCTGCATGTGGGCGACATCATCAAGGAAGTGAATGGGAAGGACGTGGGCAACAACCCCACCGAGCTGCAGGAGATGCTCAAAGACTGCAGCGGAGGGATCACGCTGAAAATACTCCCGAGCTACCGAGACGCTCCCGCACCTCcgcag GTGTACGTGCGGCCGTACTTTGACTACAATCCCACAAATGACAACCTGATTCCGTGCCGGGAGGCGGGGATGGCCTTTGCGAAAGGCGACATCCTTCAGATTGTCAACAGAGAGGATCCCAATTGGTGGCAG GCGTGCCATGTGGTCGGTGGGGCTACGGGATTGATACCCAGTCAGTTCctggaggagaagagaaaagcTTTCGTCCCTCGAGACTTTGATGGATCAG GAATTCTTTGTGGAACCATAGctggaaaaaagaagaagaagatgatgtaCCTGACAGCCAAGAATGCAG AGTTTGACAGACATGAGCTGCAGATCTATGAGGAAGTGGCAAAGGTGCCGCCTTTCCAGAGAAAGACCCTGGTTCTGATCGGTGCTCAGGGCGTGGGCCGACGCAGCCTGAAGAACCGGCTGATGGTCCTCCAACCCACACGCTTCGGCACCACTATACCAT ACACTTCACGGCGGCCCCGTGATGATGAGCTGGACGGTAACTCCTACCACTTCACCACAAGGACAGAGATGGAAGTGGACGTGAAGGCTGGCCGCTTCCTGGAGCACGGCGAGTACGATGGGAATCTGTACGGCACCAAGATCGAGTCCATCCACGAGGTGGTGGGTACAGGACGCACCTGCATCCTGGATGTCAacccacag GCTCTGAAGGTACTGAAAACAGCAGAGTTCATGCCTTACGTGGTGTTCATCGCGGCACCAGACTTCGATACTCTCAAGGCCATGCACAAAGCTGTGGTGGACGCAGGCATCACCACTAAGCAACTCACG gaTGTGGACCTGAGGAAGACGGTGGATGAGAGCGCCCGGATCCAAAGGGCTTACAGCCACTACTTCGACCTGACCATCGTCAACGACAACCTGGACAAGGCCTTCGAGACGTTACAGGCCGCCGTGGACAAACTGTGCAGTGAACCCCAGTGGGTCCCAGTGAACTGGGTGTACTGA